The Pseudomonas berkeleyensis genome includes a region encoding these proteins:
- a CDS encoding FUSC family protein — translation MKNLIRNSFTWHAGPPAWGPAVVAGLGCALPLLLGLTTAHSGFLWASAGAFQAAQANPLHRFGMLRMLLLTGLGACSAGLGFWAGSHPLISLGIFAAFGLLLAWLQRFGSEAGKLGIGLCICLCLGQGQFGIGNLHNPYAVAMLFILGGLWVMLLAFGLRGLHGLRMWPYMPRFLAILKVLKRHAQRLPRQQWRLHALACMLAFAASGLIVNLAGLSRGYWLTLTVISTLQLEFQGSLVRALQASLASLAAAGLLILFGHSLQSPPLMVMTLLVLVILSRALQANHYGLFVLQTTLCFVLLAESLAQDWHLAEVRLLNALIGVALTLTVALLVHGLRLQLNKSNKNEDGSQQPL, via the coding sequence ATGAAGAACCTGATTCGCAACAGCTTCACCTGGCATGCCGGACCACCGGCCTGGGGCCCGGCGGTGGTCGCCGGGTTAGGCTGTGCTCTGCCGTTGTTGCTCGGCCTGACCACCGCGCACAGCGGTTTTCTCTGGGCCTCGGCAGGCGCCTTCCAGGCCGCCCAGGCCAACCCGCTGCACCGCTTTGGCATGCTGCGCATGTTGCTGCTCACCGGTCTCGGCGCCTGCAGCGCAGGCCTCGGTTTCTGGGCCGGCAGTCACCCGCTGATCAGCCTGGGCATCTTCGCCGCCTTCGGCCTGCTGCTGGCCTGGCTGCAACGCTTCGGTAGCGAGGCCGGCAAGCTGGGCATCGGCCTGTGCATCTGCCTGTGCCTCGGCCAGGGACAGTTCGGCATCGGCAACCTGCACAACCCTTATGCGGTGGCCATGCTGTTCATTCTCGGCGGACTCTGGGTGATGCTGCTGGCCTTCGGCCTGCGTGGCCTCCACGGCCTGCGCATGTGGCCGTACATGCCGCGCTTTCTGGCCATCCTCAAGGTGCTCAAGCGCCACGCCCAGCGCCTGCCACGCCAGCAATGGCGTCTGCATGCCCTGGCGTGCATGCTGGCCTTCGCCGCATCGGGGCTGATCGTCAACCTGGCCGGATTGTCACGTGGTTACTGGCTGACCCTGACAGTGATCAGCACCTTGCAACTGGAATTCCAGGGCAGCCTGGTGCGTGCCCTGCAAGCCAGCCTGGCCAGTCTGGCAGCGGCTGGTCTGCTGATCCTCTTCGGTCACAGCCTGCAAAGCCCGCCGCTGATGGTGATGACCCTGCTGGTGCTGGTGATCCTCAGCCGTGCGCTGCAGGCCAACCACTATGGGCTTTTCGTACTGCAGACCACCCTGTGCTTCGTACTGCTGGCCGAGAGCCTGGCACAGGACTGGCACCTGGCCGAAGTGCGCCTGCTCAACGCCCTGATCGGTGTCGCCCTGACCCTGACAGTAGCCTTGCTGGTACACGGACTACGCCTGCAACTGAACAAGTCGAACAAGAACGAGGATGGTTCGCAGCAGCCTTTATAA